The DNA window GAGCTGCAGCCAAATTGCAAAGTCCTGGATTGCAAGGCATCACATGCAGTAGCTGAGCTTTCTGTTGACAGAGGCTGCAAATTAGATGAAAGTGACTGCTTTGTGGCCAGAGTGACTGCCAAGGACACCCGATTCAACAGGTGTCAACCGTAGCCCAAAGTGTGAGCAGTGACATAATAAAATCCTCAAGGAAGTTCCTGTTTCTGTGGCTTTGTTGCCATTAGGCACATACCTTCCTTTCCTTTAACACCTTTGAGCAAAGCATATGTTATTATCTTATACTACCAccaaaaattgtaatgaccaagtcttaatctgttactttaggctctcagtaatttcatagcaatgttgttatgagttgagtcttttcagtgtATAGGCCTATAGGTCAGTGAATACCACTAAAGTGTTATCTAACAGAAATCAATATGTGCTACTTACTGTGAGAGAAGCGTGCTCTCTTGGGAAATGTTTACTTTATAAAAAAAAGGGCGCGGACAACTTACACGGAAGCAGAGGGGAAATTCCAGATTAGAAACACTGCTCGTCTCACGGCCAGGTCTCAAAGTTGCCTGACAGTCCATGACTTAAGGTCTCAGCCATGCACACCTGTTCGCCATGTCTTCTAACCGTGCTTTATATAATTTTAGCCGTCAACACATTGATTTTACCAACAGAATCGGGTAGGTGTTTTGTGGCAAATATACTGTTCTTGTGCGGTATGCTTGCATTGATGGTGGTGGGTGCTGATTTGTGAAACTATGCCTGTGTTGTGAAGTTAATGTTTCATTCACGTCTGCGAAATATGCTCCTCCCCAGTACTGCTCATACTCTAAGTTCACatacacagcaaattctgcagtgctcatttaacacttagagggttgatttgactttatttggacttaaatggactctttaagtgttgacttaacaccgCAGCATTTGCTGTGTACCACGGTGTCTGTAGTTTATCTGTAGTTTTGTAGCCATTTTTCAGAGAATATAGATGATAACACAAGTCCTTGTCTATCACTCATGCATGGACGTATGGTTATTGTTTAGAATAGAAACTGTTGTATTGTAATTGTAATAGAAATTGTTTTGTCTTTTGAAATATTGACAATAGACTCTATCATAATAAGCTTGATCATTTACATACCCTGGTGATTGGGGCATGTTGACGCTCATACAACTTCACATAAATGGGTCTGAATGACCATTCTACGTGTATGGATCAATGACAATGACATTACTTTTTGGGGCTCAGAAGTCAGGTGGAACAAccgcagctaatgcccataaatgaattagtaattggtaattagtTAACTGGTAATTAATGTACCGCAATGAATATACGTACATCTTAGACAATTCACTAAGAAAAGACAAAATTTCAATCCatgcaatagtggcattagctgtggttgcaccccccctgacatgtgctactataACATCATTGACCCAAAACAAAATGTCATTACAGCAAGTTGCTGCCTGTCCTACTCACGAAGGCCAATTCGCTGCCAGAGGCTAAAAGGGTACACCATGCAAGACATCACAACATCCTGTGATATCAAAGCCATCATGTGAGTCACACAGAcatttagtagagaaagtgcgctcaactccgaaaagtttcttacaaggtctttgggtgcgagcaaacagcaaagttcatgtatagtaaaaaagccgcactcccggatcaatttcttgcagttttaatactgggttagcatggcagacagacagacgtttcggcctaagccttcttcaaagacgctgaagaaggcttaggccgaaacgtctgtctgtctgccatgctaacccagtattaaaactgcaagaaattgatccgggagtgcggcttttttactatacagtcacacagacatgCCTCGTTtgagacatgagacatttcattcagaattcacTCAATTTAATCCTGGATAAAATGTGATTCTGCTGTGAaaatatcatgtaggcctacacatcacaacacttcacaatttgtaatttgaaagtgcagtgtaaactCATCGGAACTATGTTATTGTGAACTAtttattaaaaacatcatgtaaatatGGTCattttcaattaacttttttttgcaatatacagtacaggccaaaagtttgggcaaaccttctcatttaattcattctttatttccgTGGCCATTCACAGAACATTGTACATTTCCACCGAAGgtatcaaaactgtgcatgaacacgtataattatgtgcttaaccatttaatatatatatatatatatatatatcaaaaaaTGTCGAACagtgacatcaacacagcaaaactgatggccccacacatttcaacacaCTTATTTGTCAAGTAAAAACactcagtcagtcaagtcaatcttaatggcaatttgttttactttttatttggctacaatgtctacgcgtttcggcccttaaggccttcttcagggcgtatataGTGatagagcccctacactgatgagcaccaaggaaaaaaggtgaagacccagaagcacgcCAATTACCAATTCATTAACATAGCTGGTTATATAGGTGGAACAGTGGTATGAAAACTAAAAGTGataaaccctgccacagattccttgcaacacaggtttgacctctccaagtaactggctgtatctcaatatcagatcaagaaaatgtctttgaaatgcttgtattggcaagtgcttaaaactaggttttaggtctcaaaattccacTTGAGTTATTGGAAGACTTTAGCGTTCAATTAAGATTGATATGACTGACTGGGCGTTTTTActttaaaatagaaaaaaagaaaaaataagcttACTGAAATGTGTGGATAGTCTGTGGATGTGTGGACATCAGCTAGAATTtatattttttgtgaagcacacattctacatgtgttcatgcacagtttggatgccctccatgaaaatcCACAATGCACTGTAAATCCTAAAtagccacgaaaataaagagaatgcattaaatgagaaggtgtgtccaaacttttggcctgtatTATGCATTAAGTAGGCTATATGTAGCattttgcattgtatttgtatgtgtatttctCTGTGCAGTTTCCACACTGTTGCAGGGAGACTAATCTGTGCTGATCCTGTTCGACTTTGGACCAGGCGAAGAGTGGAGTGTCTCAAGTTAGTTATTTTTTAACCCATCTGCTGTCTGTTGAGAAGGGGGAAAGACGGGCTGTGTGTTTAAACACCTTACTAAAACAGAATGTAAAACCTCTACATGATATTCATCATGTATGGAGTAAGTAAATGTCATGTCAGAGTCATATCAACCGGCATTATGCCACATGCATAAAGCTTTATAGAAGTAGAACAagagagagtggataagagagaggttccgttggcccattgtttccgggttctactgtcgcaagggggaagTGGGGGAaagccccctttaggcagacctaaggactgtcatattcattctaggagtattatgacacgcccctttaggcagaccagaacctggtcacgttaagTGCCCAAAGCAACCTATTACGTAAGGAATAACgaccgacgaggtgtcccgatatcaagggaaataatggacgaggtggagcttcgccaagtccattttcccttgatatcgggacacctcgaaggccgttattccgcttatcacccggttgccAGCATTTAAGTATCAATTTATTAATAAGTTAAacattccgtctgctcaccaggtGATACATTGGCATACCtctataatactcctagaatctctggtagaacCCTCCTAATTCCACTGATGTGTTTCTCCAgatcaggggcctcatgtacaaaacttgctTATGCAAAAAAAAAGCTCTGTAAATAACTTTTCACGCAAattttcagatgtactaatactgatgtagccccttaatgcacgtcgtacctccagtggcacgctgcaatagtcactgaaaagtgaactaccataatactacagtacaacactatgacataacagggcCTTTTGTAAAGCACTACGACTTGCTCCTTGCCGTTCtgctaacaacaaatttataacgcagtgtcttaacgggttaacatGAAGAAGTGCATGTGTgctacatttcatgtgaaatcagatataccacatgaatcagcataAAAACCTTTTGATGTTGCCTATGAACTGATACATTTGAACTTCAAGGTGCAACTGTGtctttttcagattttcacttaAGATTAGATTCAGTTGGAATTCAACAGACGTATTATTAGTACATGaggcccattgacagtaaatagaatggacgccaaatcaacgctatttgccattcaacgctttgaagccagatttgggaacattccaacttacattccaccttagcaacgccaaacgcaggtgctgattggacgacaacaagacttctaacggtcaatcaaaccatgttctgatgctcattggtcaatttaacttttaatatctctctaaaataaaacatcaccacaaaaaatcacgaccctggtaagttggagagcaatgggacctactagttgagcgaaaaatgatcccccttgagtggcatttaagggagatacagggttttatgtctctcataggaatgaatgggatttggccattttttggtctttttgggtccaaccttggctccaacttggcttcaacaatgaaatagaattttggcctccattctatttactctcaatgatgaGGCCCCAGCTGCCTAATGGCATTGTGACATGCATGTTCCTCATTCTTTCAAAAAATATGTCCCCATGCAGGAAGAGAGCCATCAGAATGTCATCACAACAACCGTCATTATGATAAAGTTACCTGGAATCGGAGAATGTTGACTAACCAGAGAGATGAGATCTTTATCTGCACCACCAGACTCCAATGCAGTTTTGTCCACCAATCGACAAGATTGTTGAATACATGGCACTGAAGAAAGCCAagcctctttttaaaatcttattcccagtcacacgcacgcacgcacgcacacacgcacgcacgcacgcacacacacacacacacacacccacacacacaaatttagtCATCAGTTGTCAGATGGAAGAGCATAACATTGCTTCTTTGTgattcaccactttttttttgTTGGCTGAAGTTTcagcactaggccttcatcagagtaaccaTAGCGAAAAAGCTTATTACTGTATATAAACAAGTGCATCATAGGACACTCAAAGAGGAGTCCCTCCCAATAATTACATCAGTGAAcactatatacatacagtattatatacattcaaaaaggaaaaagaggCACAATCTCAAGGTTCGTCAGGTGGGTCAGGTGGGTCAGGTGCGTGtcaggagtggaacccctaggtcaccaacgttaaagcaaagaaagctcccgcacactgttcacatttgcatggtttactgcaacgtttcggtctactgaccttcttcaagcagaaggtttgaattgcttgaagaaggtcagtagaccgaaacgttgcagttGCAGACTGACTACAATGGTgcaattattttttaattttcggtattctgaccttcttcaagcagaaggtttgaattgcttgaagaaggtcagtagactgaaaATTAAAAATAATTGCACCATTGTAGTCAGTCCACATGGGTAATCACAATCACAAAACACAGTTCTTAATTTAATCcacttttaaaactttgtaaAGTGAAGATCCTTTATACCTCCCGTTGTAATAAAAGACATTAAATGTCACCACCACGTTTTGTCTATTATTTGTTCAATTCCAAATATATTTAGGCTGTTAATATTGTGTTTGTGTCAGGTTTTGACTAGGGTAGAGCCCCAATGCAGCACTCGAGACAAGGGGTCCAAGAAAAGGTTGACGATTTATTTACTAAGGATACTATGAAACAAAATCAAATGCTCAGAACAgccacaaaacaaaaacccacgagggggaaaaacaTGAACTCAACTAATACAGAAAACTAAGACACTTAACTGAACAAAAGACAGGCTAACACTTACAAGGAATGGCAGA is part of the Engraulis encrasicolus isolate BLACKSEA-1 chromosome 9, IST_EnEncr_1.0, whole genome shotgun sequence genome and encodes:
- the LOC134455011 gene encoding C-C motif chemokine 20-like, whose amino-acid sequence is MHTCSPCLLTVLYIILAVNTLILPTESASCCLSYSRRPIRCQRLKGYTMQDITTSCDIKAIIFHTVAGRLICADPVRLWTRRRVECLKKRAIRMSSQQPSL